The following proteins are encoded in a genomic region of Streptomyces sp. NBC_01723:
- a CDS encoding NADP-dependent isocitrate dehydrogenase, giving the protein MTDSTIIYTHTDEAPALATYSFLPVVRAYASQAGVAVETRDISLAGRIIAVFPEYLTEDQRIPDALAELGELAKTPAANIIKLPNISASIPQLKAAIAELQGQGYALPAYPDDPKTDEERDIRARYDKVKGSAVNPVLREGNSDRRAPASVKNYAKTHPHRMGAWTGDSKTNVATMGENDFRSTEKSVVIAEDGALRIELVGDDGTTTVLRESVPVKKDEVVDASVLRVAALREFLTAQVARAKAEGVLYSVHLKATMMKVSDPIIFGHVVRAFFPKTFAKYADKLAAAGLTPNDGLGGIYKGLESLPEGAEIKASFDAELAEGPELAMVDSDKGITNLHVPSDVIIDASMPAMIRTSGHMWGADGQEHDALAVIPDSSYAGVYQAVLDDCRANGAYDPSTMGSVPNVGLMAQKAEEYGSHDKTFEIPTTGTVRLVDADGNAVLEQTVSAGDIFRACQTKDAPIRDWVKLAVTRARATGDPAVFWLDEGRAHDANLIAKVKAYLPEHDTEGLDIKILSPVEATKLSVERIRRGENTISVTGNVLRDYLTDLFPILELGTSAKMLSVVPLMAGGGLFETGAGGSAPKHVQQLVKENYLRWDSLGEFFALVPSLEQYAEATGNTKARVLADALDRATATFLNEDKSPTRRVGGIDNRGSHFFLSLYWAQELAKQTDDAELAKAFAPLAETLTAAEQKIVDELNAVQGKPAEIGGYYQPDPAKAAEIMRPSATWNEALASLA; this is encoded by the coding sequence GTGACTGACTCGACCATCATCTACACACACACTGACGAGGCCCCGGCCCTGGCGACGTATTCGTTCCTGCCGGTGGTCCGGGCATACGCCTCGCAGGCGGGTGTCGCCGTCGAGACCCGCGACATCTCGCTGGCCGGCCGCATCATCGCCGTCTTCCCGGAGTACCTGACCGAGGACCAGCGCATCCCGGACGCCCTCGCGGAACTCGGTGAGCTGGCCAAGACGCCCGCCGCCAACATCATCAAGCTGCCGAACATCTCGGCGTCCATCCCGCAGCTCAAGGCGGCGATCGCCGAGCTCCAGGGCCAGGGCTACGCGCTGCCGGCCTACCCGGACGACCCGAAGACCGACGAGGAGCGCGACATCCGCGCCCGCTACGACAAGGTCAAGGGCTCCGCGGTCAACCCGGTCCTGCGCGAGGGCAACTCCGACCGCCGCGCCCCGGCCTCGGTGAAGAACTACGCCAAGACCCACCCGCACCGCATGGGCGCCTGGACCGGCGACTCCAAGACCAATGTCGCGACCATGGGCGAGAACGACTTCCGCTCCACCGAGAAGTCCGTGGTGATCGCCGAGGACGGCGCGCTGCGGATCGAGCTGGTCGGCGACGACGGCACCACCACGGTGCTGCGCGAGTCGGTACCCGTGAAGAAGGACGAGGTCGTCGACGCCTCCGTGCTGCGCGTCGCCGCCCTGCGCGAGTTCCTGACCGCGCAGGTCGCCCGTGCCAAGGCCGAGGGCGTCCTGTACTCCGTGCACCTCAAGGCCACGATGATGAAGGTCTCCGACCCGATCATCTTCGGCCACGTGGTCCGCGCCTTCTTCCCGAAGACCTTCGCGAAGTACGCCGACAAGCTCGCGGCGGCCGGTCTCACCCCGAACGACGGCCTGGGCGGCATCTACAAGGGCCTGGAGTCCCTGCCCGAGGGCGCCGAGATCAAGGCCTCCTTCGACGCGGAGCTGGCCGAGGGCCCGGAGCTGGCCATGGTCGACTCCGACAAGGGCATCACCAACCTGCACGTGCCCTCGGACGTCATCATCGACGCGTCCATGCCGGCCATGATCCGCACCTCGGGCCACATGTGGGGCGCGGACGGCCAGGAGCACGACGCCCTCGCCGTCATCCCGGACTCCTCCTACGCCGGCGTGTACCAGGCCGTCCTCGACGACTGCCGGGCCAACGGCGCCTACGACCCGTCGACCATGGGCTCGGTCCCGAACGTCGGCCTCATGGCGCAGAAGGCCGAGGAGTACGGCAGCCACGACAAGACCTTCGAGATCCCCACCACGGGGACGGTCCGCCTGGTCGACGCCGACGGCAACGCGGTGCTGGAGCAGACGGTATCCGCCGGTGACATCTTCCGCGCCTGCCAGACCAAGGACGCCCCGATCCGCGACTGGGTGAAGCTGGCCGTCACCCGCGCCCGCGCCACCGGCGACCCGGCCGTCTTCTGGCTGGACGAGGGCCGCGCCCACGACGCCAACCTGATCGCCAAGGTGAAGGCCTACCTGCCGGAGCACGACACCGAGGGCCTGGACATCAAGATCCTCTCCCCGGTCGAGGCGACCAAGCTGTCGGTGGAGCGCATCCGCCGCGGCGAGAACACCATCTCGGTCACCGGCAACGTGCTGCGCGACTACCTGACCGACCTCTTCCCGATCCTGGAGCTGGGCACCAGCGCCAAGATGCTGTCGGTCGTCCCGCTGATGGCGGGCGGCGGCCTCTTCGAGACCGGTGCCGGCGGCTCGGCCCCGAAGCACGTGCAGCAGCTGGTCAAGGAGAACTACCTCCGCTGGGACTCCCTCGGCGAGTTCTTCGCCCTGGTGCCGTCCCTGGAGCAGTACGCCGAGGCCACCGGCAACACCAAGGCCCGGGTCCTCGCCGACGCCCTCGACCGTGCCACGGCGACCTTCCTCAACGAGGACAAGTCCCCGACCCGTCGCGTCGGCGGCATCGACAACCGCGGCAGCCACTTCTTCCTGTCCCTGTACTGGGCGCAGGAGCTGGCCAAGCAGACCGACGACGCGGAGCTGGCCAAGGCCTTCGCCCCGCTCGCCGAGACGCTCACCGCCGCCGAGCAGAAGATCGTCGACGAGCTGAACGCCGTCCAGGGCAAGCCCGCCGAGATCGGCGGCTACTACCAGCCCGACCCGGCCAAGGCCGCCGAGATCATGCGCCCGTCGGCCACCTGGAACGAGGCGCTGGCGTCCCTCGCCTGA
- a CDS encoding mechanosensitive ion channel family protein, which translates to MTGDLTMDHLVPAGIALGSGLLGAFLLRMLLRWLAGHAGRTRWSGDDVIVAALRTMAPWVAVSAGAAGAAAALPLTRAVQHNVNQVLTVLLIFVATVTAARLVAGLVRSVTTSRSGVAGSATIFVNITRILVLAIGFLVMLQTLGISIAPLLTALGVGGLAVALALQDTLANLFAGIHILASKTVQPGDYIQLSSGEEGYVEDINWRQTTVRDLSNNLVVIPNGQLAQSNMTNFMRPEQRLTILVQVGVSYDSDLEHVERVTIEVVAEVMAEITGAVPEHEPAVRFHTFGDSRIGMTVILGVGEFSDQYRIKHEFIKRLHRRYRTEGIRIPSPARTVALQQGAVVFPQQRTGEPDDAPHAGFVRNLPSNPSRVDAEHEIS; encoded by the coding sequence GTGACCGGTGACCTGACCATGGACCACCTGGTGCCCGCGGGCATCGCGCTGGGGTCGGGCCTGCTGGGTGCGTTCCTGCTGCGGATGCTGCTGCGCTGGCTGGCCGGCCACGCGGGGCGCACCCGCTGGAGCGGCGACGACGTCATCGTGGCCGCGCTGCGCACGATGGCGCCGTGGGTGGCGGTCTCCGCCGGCGCGGCCGGTGCGGCGGCGGCGCTCCCGCTGACGCGGGCGGTGCAGCACAACGTCAACCAGGTACTGACGGTCCTGCTGATCTTCGTGGCGACGGTGACGGCGGCGCGGCTGGTCGCCGGTCTGGTGCGGTCGGTGACGACGTCCCGTTCCGGGGTGGCCGGGTCGGCCACGATCTTCGTCAACATCACCCGGATCCTGGTGCTGGCCATCGGCTTCCTGGTGATGCTGCAGACGCTGGGCATCTCCATCGCGCCGCTGCTCACCGCGCTGGGCGTGGGTGGTCTGGCGGTCGCGCTGGCCCTCCAGGACACGCTGGCCAACCTCTTCGCGGGCATCCACATCCTGGCCTCGAAGACCGTGCAGCCGGGTGACTACATCCAGCTCAGCAGCGGCGAGGAGGGGTACGTCGAGGACATCAACTGGCGCCAGACCACCGTCCGTGACCTGTCCAACAACCTGGTCGTGATCCCGAACGGCCAGCTCGCGCAGTCCAACATGACCAACTTCATGCGGCCGGAGCAGCGGCTGACCATCCTGGTCCAGGTCGGTGTCTCCTACGACAGTGACCTGGAACACGTGGAGCGGGTGACGATCGAGGTGGTCGCCGAGGTGATGGCGGAGATCACCGGCGCGGTGCCCGAGCACGAGCCCGCGGTGCGCTTCCACACCTTCGGCGACTCGCGCATCGGCATGACGGTGATCCTCGGCGTCGGCGAGTTCAGCGACCAGTACCGGATCAAGCACGAGTTCATCAAGCGCCTGCACCGGCGCTACCGCACGGAGGGCATCCGCATCCCGTCGCCCGCCCGGACGGTCGCGCTCCAGCAGGGGGCCGTGGTGTTCCCGCAGCAGCGGACGGGAGAGCCCGACGACGCCCCGCACGCCGGATTCGTCCGGAATCTCCCGTCGAACCCCAGTCGAGTCGACGCCGAGCACGAGATATCTTGA
- a CDS encoding amino acid permease → MSRPSEPSVPGPRAGSGAATDEEQRLRELGYRPVLARRMGGFGNFAISFSVISILSGCMTLYGFGMGTGGPAVMLWGWAGVGLFVLCVGMALAEVTSAYPTSGALYYMADRLGGRRWGWYTGWLNLLGLLGAIAGIDYGAALFTGAFLNLQWGFEPTPEKTMLIFVVILMLHATLNLFGVRLVSVLNSVSVWWHLAGVALIVGALVIVPDHHQSPSFVFTEFVNDTGWENPLYVAAIGLLLAQYTFSGYDASAHLSEETSNASVSAARGIVRAIWVSWLAGFVLLAGLTFAIQDYAATQNTATGVPPAQILLDGLGTDGASALLLVVIVAQLFCGNAEVAAASRMVFAFSRDGALPGSALWRKVSARTQTPVAAVWLSVVVAGLLAVPSLYSATAYGAVTAINVIGITPAYAIPVLLRLRAGDRFTPGPWNLGRWSRPVGWVAVVWVAFVTVLFCLPQSSPVTVDTMNYAAVALVVVLVLATVWWFVARRSYGTPTTAAYGDDREQAELAEGIV, encoded by the coding sequence ATGTCCCGCCCTTCCGAACCGTCCGTCCCGGGGCCGCGCGCCGGGTCCGGCGCCGCGACCGACGAGGAGCAGCGCCTGCGCGAACTCGGCTACCGGCCGGTGCTGGCCCGCCGCATGGGCGGCTTCGGCAACTTCGCGATCAGCTTCTCGGTGATCTCGATCCTGTCCGGCTGCATGACCCTGTACGGCTTCGGCATGGGCACGGGCGGCCCCGCCGTGATGCTGTGGGGCTGGGCGGGCGTCGGCCTGTTCGTGCTCTGCGTCGGGATGGCGCTGGCCGAGGTCACCAGTGCGTATCCGACGTCCGGCGCGCTGTACTACATGGCCGACCGGCTCGGCGGACGCCGCTGGGGCTGGTACACGGGCTGGCTGAACCTGCTGGGGCTGCTCGGCGCGATCGCCGGGATCGACTACGGGGCGGCCCTGTTCACGGGCGCGTTCCTGAACCTCCAGTGGGGCTTCGAGCCGACGCCGGAGAAGACGATGCTGATCTTCGTCGTGATCCTGATGCTGCACGCCACCCTCAACCTCTTCGGCGTGCGGCTGGTCAGTGTCCTCAACTCGGTGAGCGTGTGGTGGCACCTGGCCGGTGTGGCGCTCATCGTCGGCGCGCTGGTGATCGTCCCCGACCACCACCAGTCGCCGTCCTTCGTCTTCACCGAGTTCGTCAACGACACCGGCTGGGAGAACCCGCTGTACGTGGCCGCGATCGGCCTGCTGCTGGCGCAGTACACGTTCTCCGGCTACGACGCCTCGGCCCATCTGTCCGAGGAGACGTCGAACGCCTCGGTGTCGGCGGCGCGCGGCATCGTGCGGGCCATCTGGGTGTCGTGGCTGGCGGGTTTCGTGCTGCTGGCCGGACTGACCTTCGCGATCCAGGACTACGCGGCCACGCAGAACACGGCGACCGGGGTGCCGCCCGCGCAGATCCTCCTGGACGGCCTGGGCACGGACGGCGCGAGCGCGCTGCTGCTCGTGGTGATCGTGGCGCAGCTGTTCTGCGGCAACGCCGAGGTGGCCGCCGCCAGCCGCATGGTGTTCGCGTTCAGCCGGGACGGTGCCCTGCCCGGCTCGGCCCTGTGGCGCAAGGTCTCCGCCCGCACCCAGACGCCGGTGGCCGCGGTGTGGCTGTCGGTGGTGGTGGCCGGTCTGCTGGCCGTGCCGTCCCTGTACTCGGCGACGGCGTACGGCGCGGTGACCGCGATCAACGTCATCGGCATCACCCCGGCGTACGCCATCCCGGTGCTGCTGCGGCTGCGGGCGGGCGACCGGTTCACGCCGGGGCCGTGGAACCTGGGCCGGTGGAGCAGGCCGGTGGGCTGGGTCGCGGTGGTGTGGGTGGCGTTCGTCACCGTGCTGTTCTGCCTCCCCCAGTCGTCGCCGGTGACGGTCGACACGATGAACTACGCGGCCGTCGCCCTGGTCGTCGTACTGGTTTTGGCCACGGTGTGGTGGTTCGTCGCCCGTCGGTCGTACGGCACTCCGACGACCGCGGCGTACGGCGACGACCGTGAGCAGGCGGAACTCGCCGAGGGGATCGTCTGA
- a CDS encoding FGGY family carbohydrate kinase produces MTGAVLAVDQGTSGTKALVICPERGVVGTGFAEVHPRHLPGGLVEVDPEELYGSVVDAGHQALAEAGRPVTALGLANQGETVLAWDPDTGRPLTRALVWQDRRAEPICTELSPRADELRHLSGLPLDPYFAAPKMAWIRRHLTRDGRISTSDSWLIHRLTGAHVTDAATASRTQLLDLDRADWSPRALELYGLSDEPFPDVVDNAAPVGTTSVFGPEIPLTGLAVDQQAALLAQRVTEPSTAKCTYGTGAFLLAHTGDTPRRGASGLAGCVAWRLGGRTEYCLDGQVYTAASAVRWLTGLGVISGAADLDPVGATVPDSGGVTFVPALAGLAAPWWRGDLRGSLTGLGLDTAPGHLVRALCEGIAAQVAELADAAAGDLGTPLKVLRVDGGLTRSALLMQTQADLLQLPVEVSALPDATALGVGALARLGADPALTLASALPATGPTTVYEPRVTSDEAACRRARFRGAVDVLLARGPA; encoded by the coding sequence ATGACCGGTGCGGTGCTCGCCGTCGACCAGGGCACGTCCGGCACCAAGGCCCTGGTGATCTGCCCCGAACGCGGCGTCGTCGGCACCGGCTTCGCCGAGGTCCACCCCCGCCACCTGCCGGGCGGCCTGGTCGAGGTGGACCCGGAGGAGCTGTACGGCTCGGTGGTCGACGCCGGCCATCAGGCCCTCGCCGAGGCGGGGCGGCCCGTCACCGCGCTGGGCCTGGCCAACCAGGGCGAGACCGTCCTCGCCTGGGACCCGGACACCGGCCGCCCGCTCACCCGCGCCCTGGTCTGGCAGGACCGCAGGGCCGAACCGATCTGCACCGAACTCTCACCTCGGGCCGACGAGTTGCGCCACCTGAGCGGCCTGCCGCTCGACCCGTACTTCGCCGCGCCGAAAATGGCCTGGATCCGACGCCACCTCACCCGCGACGGCCGGATCTCCACCTCCGACAGCTGGCTGATCCACCGGCTCACCGGCGCCCACGTCACCGACGCCGCGACCGCCTCCCGCACCCAGCTCCTCGACCTCGACCGCGCCGACTGGTCGCCCCGCGCCCTGGAGCTGTACGGCCTCTCCGACGAGCCGTTTCCGGACGTCGTCGACAACGCCGCCCCGGTCGGCACGACCAGCGTCTTCGGACCCGAAATCCCGCTCACCGGACTCGCCGTCGACCAGCAGGCGGCCCTGCTCGCCCAGCGCGTCACCGAGCCCTCCACCGCCAAGTGCACCTACGGCACCGGCGCGTTCCTCCTCGCCCACACCGGCGACACCCCGCGACGGGGCGCCTCGGGCCTGGCCGGCTGCGTCGCCTGGCGGCTGGGCGGACGCACCGAGTACTGCCTGGACGGACAGGTGTACACGGCCGCCTCCGCCGTGCGCTGGCTCACCGGCCTCGGCGTCATCTCCGGCGCCGCCGATCTCGACCCCGTCGGCGCCACCGTGCCGGACAGCGGCGGCGTCACCTTCGTCCCCGCGCTGGCCGGCCTCGCCGCCCCCTGGTGGCGCGGCGACCTGCGCGGCTCGCTCACCGGTCTCGGCCTGGACACCGCCCCCGGCCACCTGGTGCGCGCCCTGTGCGAGGGCATCGCCGCGCAGGTCGCCGAACTCGCCGACGCGGCGGCCGGCGACCTCGGCACCCCCCTGAAGGTGCTCCGCGTCGACGGCGGACTCACCCGCTCGGCGCTCCTCATGCAGACCCAGGCCGACCTCCTGCAACTCCCCGTGGAGGTGTCCGCCCTGCCGGACGCCACCGCGCTCGGCGTGGGAGCGCTGGCCCGCCTCGGCGCGGACCCGGCCCTGACGCTCGCCTCCGCACTGCCCGCCACCGGCCCGACCACCGTCTACGAGCCCCGCGTCACCTCCGACGAGGCCGCCTGTCGCCGCGCTCGTTTCCGCGGGGCGGTCGACGTGCTGCTGGCCCGGGGGCCGGCATGA
- a CDS encoding FAD-dependent oxidoreductase yields MTTVTVSGALPEDPYDVVIVGAGVVGCAIARRLAHHPELRVALVEARDDVGQGTSKANTAILHTGFDAVPGSLEARLVRTGSRELAAYAAESGIPVEPVGALLVAWDEEQLAALPRLAEKAARNEYHDTRVLGPADLYAREPHLGPGALGALHVPGESVICPWTTTLAYATQAVRAGVHLHLEAPVAHAGHHDGVHHLTTPRGTVRARRLVNAAGLHADTLDRQLGHDDFTVTPRRGQLIVHDTFARALVRHILLPVPTALGKGVLVAPTVHGNVLLGPTAEDLDDKGATESTAEGLHRLREQGRRILPALLEEEVTAVYAGLRAATEHDDYRITAHPGQGCVTVGGIRSTGLTASLAIAEHVTGLLAGTGLDLGPQRPPEPVRMPSLGETCPRPHQRPDLVAADPEYGVLVCHCERVSRGEIRDALASTIPPRGLDGLRRRTRARAGRCQGFHCGAALRELFEEARR; encoded by the coding sequence ATGACCACCGTCACCGTCTCCGGCGCGCTGCCCGAGGACCCGTACGACGTGGTGATCGTCGGTGCCGGAGTGGTCGGGTGCGCGATCGCGCGTCGGCTCGCGCACCATCCGGAGCTGCGTGTCGCGCTCGTCGAGGCGCGGGACGACGTCGGACAGGGCACCTCCAAGGCCAACACCGCCATCCTGCACACCGGCTTCGACGCCGTGCCCGGCTCCCTGGAGGCCCGGCTCGTACGGACCGGCTCCCGCGAACTCGCCGCGTACGCAGCCGAGTCCGGCATCCCCGTCGAGCCCGTGGGCGCGCTGCTCGTCGCCTGGGACGAGGAACAGCTCGCCGCCCTGCCCCGCCTCGCCGAGAAGGCCGCGCGCAACGAGTACCACGACACCCGCGTCCTCGGCCCCGCCGACCTCTACGCCCGCGAACCCCACCTCGGACCCGGCGCGCTCGGCGCCCTGCACGTGCCCGGCGAGAGCGTCATCTGCCCGTGGACGACGACCCTGGCGTACGCCACCCAGGCGGTCCGGGCCGGCGTCCACCTGCACCTCGAGGCGCCTGTGGCACACGCCGGACACCACGACGGCGTCCACCACCTGACCACCCCGCGCGGCACCGTGCGCGCCCGCCGCCTCGTCAACGCCGCCGGACTGCACGCCGACACCCTCGACCGGCAACTCGGCCACGACGACTTCACCGTCACCCCGCGCCGGGGCCAGCTCATCGTCCACGACACGTTCGCCCGCGCACTCGTCCGGCACATCCTCCTGCCCGTCCCCACCGCGCTCGGCAAGGGCGTCCTGGTCGCCCCCACCGTGCACGGCAACGTCCTGCTCGGGCCCACCGCCGAGGACCTCGACGACAAGGGCGCCACCGAGTCCACCGCCGAGGGCCTGCACCGCCTGCGCGAGCAGGGCCGCCGTATCCTCCCCGCGCTGCTGGAGGAGGAGGTCACCGCCGTCTACGCAGGCCTGCGCGCCGCCACCGAGCACGACGACTACCGGATCACCGCCCACCCCGGCCAGGGCTGCGTCACCGTCGGCGGCATCCGCTCCACCGGCCTCACCGCCTCCCTCGCCATCGCCGAGCACGTCACCGGCCTCCTCGCCGGCACCGGACTCGACCTCGGTCCGCAACGCCCCCCGGAGCCGGTCCGCATGCCCTCCCTCGGCGAGACGTGCCCGCGCCCCCACCAACGGCCCGACCTGGTCGCCGCCGACCCGGAGTACGGCGTCCTCGTCTGCCACTGCGAGCGCGTCTCCCGGGGCGAGATCCGCGACGCCCTCGCCAGTACGATCCCGCCCCGCGGCCTCGACGGACTGCGCCGCCGCACCCGCGCGCGGGCGGGCCGCTGCCAGGGCTTCCACTGCGGGGCGGCGCTCCGGGAACTGTTCGAGGAGGCACGGCGATGA
- a CDS encoding NAD(P)/FAD-dependent oxidoreductase, translating to MTREVDVLVVGAGPAGLVAATQLAMSGARVEVLERERWPGGAPVHCAHRGFGTWPHTRTGPAHARLLADAAVRAGADVRTGVTALDWAGPRTLATVGPRGAETIAARAVLLATGARERPRAARLVPGTRPAGVYTTGELQRAVHHYGQHIGDHAVIVGAEAVSHAAADTVRAAGAEVVALLTELPRAPARPALTLNTRLRHRTPVLTGTTVTELLGHGGLSGVRVRHRDGRTATLRCDTVVFTGDFVPEHELARRGALILDPGTGGPAVDGALRTTRPGVFAAGSVLHAVESAATAAREGAHAATAVHDRLGTHAPDDRPAAVPLLAGPPLLRVTPNRVTPADRLPYLLRTAIPLPRPVLYVTQDGRPLHRARLPFTTAVPHRPLTLTARWTHRVDPGGGPVRVTVA from the coding sequence ATGACTCGTGAGGTCGACGTCCTGGTGGTGGGGGCGGGCCCCGCCGGCCTCGTGGCCGCGACCCAGCTCGCGATGTCCGGCGCGCGCGTCGAGGTCCTGGAGCGCGAGCGGTGGCCCGGGGGAGCGCCGGTCCACTGCGCGCACCGCGGCTTCGGCACCTGGCCGCACACGCGGACCGGCCCCGCCCACGCCCGGCTGCTCGCCGACGCGGCGGTCCGCGCGGGGGCCGACGTACGGACCGGCGTCACCGCCCTCGACTGGGCGGGTCCCCGCACCCTCGCCACCGTCGGACCCCGGGGCGCCGAGACCATAGCCGCCCGGGCCGTCCTCCTCGCCACCGGCGCCCGCGAACGCCCCCGCGCCGCCCGCCTCGTCCCCGGCACCCGCCCCGCCGGCGTCTACACCACCGGCGAACTCCAGCGGGCCGTGCACCACTACGGGCAGCACATCGGCGACCACGCGGTGATCGTCGGCGCGGAAGCCGTCTCGCACGCCGCCGCCGACACCGTACGCGCCGCCGGAGCCGAGGTGGTGGCACTGCTCACGGAGCTGCCCCGGGCCCCGGCCCGCCCCGCGCTGACCCTGAACACCCGGCTGCGGCACCGCACTCCGGTCCTCACCGGCACCACGGTCACCGAACTCCTCGGCCACGGAGGCCTGTCGGGCGTGCGCGTCCGCCACCGCGACGGCCGCACGGCCACCCTCCGCTGCGACACCGTCGTGTTCACCGGCGACTTCGTCCCCGAGCACGAACTCGCCCGGCGCGGCGCGCTGATCCTCGACCCCGGCACCGGCGGCCCCGCCGTGGACGGCGCCCTGCGGACCACCCGCCCCGGCGTCTTCGCCGCCGGCAGTGTGCTGCACGCCGTCGAGAGCGCCGCCACCGCAGCCCGCGAAGGCGCCCACGCCGCGACCGCCGTACACGACCGGCTCGGCACACACGCGCCGGACGACCGGCCCGCCGCCGTCCCCCTCCTCGCCGGGCCACCCCTGCTCCGCGTCACCCCGAACCGCGTCACCCCCGCCGACCGCCTCCCCTACCTCCTGCGCACCGCGATCCCACTGCCCCGCCCCGTCCTGTACGTCACCCAGGACGGCCGCCCGCTGCACCGCGCCCGCCTCCCGTTCACCACCGCCGTCCCGCACCGCCCGCTGACCCTGACGGCCCGCTGGACGCACCGGGTCGACCCCGGCGGCGGACCGGTACGCGTCACCGTCGCCTGA
- a CDS encoding lysylphosphatidylglycerol synthase transmembrane domain-containing protein, with protein MLPLLLVTVVAVRHRSVLAEGFGHLATARWPWLLAAAGATCLTWVAAACTRQGAVVERLPRRRLLATQFAAGAANHLLPTGLGASAVNLRFMAVCGLPLARSSAALALYLLAESVGRLALLGVLFLLFPGALRLGTLLPEGAVGPLLAVVGVVPVVAAGVLVLVPRLRGAVVSFLRTALGEARSVHRLPARAVALWGGALAFPALQASALVLVGLSLGLPVPVAHMAVAYLAATVAVALVPTPGGIGSVEAALVVALVAAGGPAAVATAVVLAFRLLTVWLPLLPGALTLAALVRMRVI; from the coding sequence GTGCTTCCGCTGCTGCTGGTCACCGTGGTCGCGGTGCGGCACCGGTCGGTGCTCGCCGAGGGCTTCGGTCATCTCGCCACGGCCCGCTGGCCGTGGCTGCTGGCGGCGGCCGGCGCGACCTGTCTGACCTGGGTGGCCGCCGCCTGCACCCGGCAGGGCGCGGTGGTGGAACGGCTGCCCCGACGGCGGCTGCTGGCCACGCAGTTCGCGGCGGGCGCGGCCAACCACCTGCTGCCGACGGGCCTGGGCGCGAGCGCGGTCAACCTGCGGTTCATGGCGGTGTGCGGGCTGCCGCTGGCGCGGTCCTCGGCGGCTCTCGCCCTGTATCTGCTGGCGGAGAGCGTGGGCCGGCTCGCCCTGCTGGGCGTTCTGTTCCTCCTGTTCCCCGGCGCGCTGCGGCTCGGCACGCTGCTGCCCGAGGGAGCGGTGGGGCCGCTCCTGGCGGTCGTGGGTGTGGTGCCGGTGGTCGCGGCGGGGGTGCTCGTGCTGGTGCCGCGGCTGCGCGGGGCGGTGGTCTCGTTCCTGCGGACGGCGCTCGGTGAGGCCCGCTCGGTGCACCGTCTCCCGGCGCGGGCGGTGGCCCTGTGGGGCGGCGCGCTCGCGTTCCCCGCGCTGCAGGCGTCCGCGCTGGTCCTGGTGGGCCTGTCGCTGGGGCTGCCGGTGCCGGTCGCGCACATGGCGGTGGCGTATCTGGCGGCGACCGTCGCGGTGGCGCTGGTGCCGACGCCGGGCGGTATCGGCTCGGTCGAGGCGGCGCTGGTCGTCGCGCTGGTGGCGGCGGGCGGTCCGGCGGCGGTGGCCACGGCGGTGGTGCTGGCGTTTCGGCTCCTGACGGTCTGGCTGCCGCTGCTGCCGGGGGCGTTGACGCTGGCCGCGCTGGTGCGGATGCGGGTGATCTGA